The genomic interval GTATATAAGATCAGGAATTTGTCCATAGTTTTACAcaaagatgatttataaatccAATTAAGCAAAATTGAGGGTAAAAAGATCGAACTGGTCTACACAAGTTCCTTTTTTTTGGGTTCAAGAACCGGAGGATCAATATCAATTCCCATATTAGCTGCAGTGCCTGCTATAATTCTCATCGCAGATTCAATACTGGTGCAGTTCAAGTCTGGTAGCTTTTCAGCAGCAATTGTGCGCACTTGTTCAATGGTGATCTTGCCCACTTTCTCTATCTTTGGGTCTTTAGAACCTTTGTCAACACCTACGTATTATTCAGTATAAGCTCTCAATTCAGCAATGGTTGGAAAAAAAACCTCTACTTAATTAAAGCTATGGTAACAAGTTACTATCAATATTTTTACAGATAACATCATAATAACACATTGCTATAAACCTTCTAGGCATGCCATCAATACATCACCAGAGTAACCACCCTAAAGTTGAATTGTCTACAAgataaaaatttctcaaataagTGTCAAGATTATATCACTAGAGACTAGAGACAACCAACATTAATAGATCCTGCAAAATGGAAAGCCTGCAACCTAGCCTAAGGTTTTGTTTAAATAAGAAATTCAATTTCATAGGTTCCTATTTATAGGGTAACCACACGAAATCAAGATAAGATAGATATCCGgatcattatgaaaatcaaatatcttgataatatgaaaatcaaatctctCAATGGATGATAAGCAAACCAAACTGTTGATTTACCCACAACACCAATGTCATACCCATTAAAACACACTTGGAGCTATAGCTGATCTTCTCCTTCAACTAGTTATAACTCAACCCGAGTTTCTCTTTTGCTCAAGGACCTAACTTCTAACTATTCATGCCATGTACAAATAATGAAACTTGGATTGTTATCAATTAATTCAAGGTCAAAAGCCACTAACAACGTGAAAATGTTTCTTTACACCCTAGATTCAGTATTTTAATTAGTGAATTGTCAGTCCGCAGGGTCAATTTATAGTTGTCCAGACTCTAGTTCTGAGATACAGGTTGGATGCATCAAAACTGATCCCATGAACGCAAGTAACGCTTCATTCCCACTCAAATAATTTCTGAATCAAATTGGTAATGCTCCCTTAAAAATAACATTGATAAAATGCCTGGAACTAAATTATCAAAGTGCATATACTAAGCCTCCAAAAATGGAAAAGGAAGAATATCAAACGTAAGACAAGAAAAGGGGGTAAAATTATCAAACATATGATGGGCATTATTAAAGAGGTATACCTGCGGCCTTTAGGAGCAGAACCGAAGCAGGCGGTGTCTTCAATATGAAAGTAAAGCTTCTATCCTATAAAGAACACAAGTAACCTTACACCAAATCCAAAtgatagaaaagaaagaagatgattTTAAAAGCAATAGAATTGAAGAATTGAACCGACATCGTAGACAGTAATTTCGACGGGAATAACATAACCGGCTTTGTCGGCGGTCCTGGCATTGTAATCCTTACAGAAAGCCATGATGTTTACACCCTTGGAACCCAGTGCTGGCCCTACAGGCGGCGCCGGGGGCGCCTTCCCTGCCTCCAGCGCCAGCTTTATCAATCCCACCACTGCATAACCATCCCCAAcacaaaattacacaaattttaatttcttagaCACATACCCAATGGTAAAAAGGATATAAAAGATAAACCTTTCTTGGATTTGCCACCGGGCTTCGGTGGAGCCATGGCAATGACTGCGAGACGCCTTGGTGTTGAAGTGAAAAGTGGGGGCTGTTTGTGAACGAGGAATTGGAGAGGAATGTAATTGAGCTTTGAAGACAGACCAATAATGCCGGTCGGTGAGgccaaaagagaagaagaaagtttcCCATTGATACTATTTTTAACGCTGCTCTTTGAAGAAGAGAGGCTCGAAGGGAGCTGATAGTGGTAAGAAACGGAGAGAGAGGACGCCATTGGAAGGTAGTTTGGGAGCTTGTTTGATTCAAACCAGAGCTAAGTTTTGGATAAAACCCCCTCAACTCCCACTGCAGCTTGTCTGTACTCTTATCTTCTACGGCGAAGTCGACTGGCAAATATATGGCTTAACGACGCGGTCGTTTCCGTCTCATGTTTTTTGCACTTAAAACGGAGACCGTTTTGCACTTAGAGAGTTAGAGCATTCTCGAATAGCTAAAGTCATGCTCAAGCTTTAGTtaatatgacatgaatttatctttatttattctattcacatcaaatttttatattgaattatctatatatattatttatataataataaaacaatcttaatttattttttttaaatttttaaattttattatattttaccattctatcgattatatgttaattaataataatattatagccCTCAAAAAACAGTtgctaggggtgaaaaaaaggGGTGAACCGGTAAATCAGACTGGACAAGATCGGA from Juglans regia cultivar Chandler chromosome 2, Walnut 2.0, whole genome shotgun sequence carries:
- the LOC108992496 gene encoding 50S ribosomal protein L11, chloroplastic; translation: MASSLSVSYHYQLPSSLSSSKSSVKNSINGKLSSSLLASPTGIIGLSSKLNYIPLQFLVHKQPPLFTSTPRRLAVIAMAPPKPGGKSKKVVGLIKLALEAGKAPPAPPVGPALGSKGVNIMAFCKDYNARTADKAGYVIPVEITVYDDRSFTFILKTPPASVLLLKAAGVDKGSKDPKIEKVGKITIEQVRTIAAEKLPDLNCTSIESAMRIIAGTAANMGIDIDPPVLEPKKKELV